CCGGCTCCAATGAGCGTCGTCCACTGCCAGGCCCCACAGGCTTCTGCCCACGGCCAGGGCATCGTCCCAGTGGACGGCGGATAGCCCTTTGGCTATGTGCGCCTCGCAGGTGGCGTTATACACCTCGACCGCGAACACGCCGTCCACTCTCGCCACGGCCCACGAGGGCATACCGCACCAGTAGGGGTGGCAGAGTACGGCCAGACCCCCTGCTCTGGCTATGAATGAGACCACCGCTGCTGCATCCCGGAGCTCCTCTCGGGCAGGGCAGTCGGGTACGTCGAGCCCAACGATGTGATACAAGCCTAGGTCCGAGTCGGTGCCGTCGAACTCCACTCCGGGCACGATCAGGATTCCATCCGCCGTGAAAGGCGAAAGAGGCCTCCAGTGGTCAGTAACGGCCACGAAGTCATATCCGTGGTCTCGGTACCAGCGCACCGCGTCTTGCGGCGAGAGCTCGCCATCGGAGACAGTGGTGTGAGTGTGAAGGTTGCCCCGGAATGCCTTGGCCCCGGGGAGTAGGGTGCGCGCCTCCATGTTCCTCCATCCCGCGCGGTGCCCCGCGCCCGACTCCTACCTGGTGGTGCTCTCTGTTACGTCATCCAGCGTGCGCGCCAGAACGCGATATTGCTCAGCGCTGATGGTGCGCTTCTCGGAGCGCCTGAGAACGTCTTTCAGCGCTTTCGCGCGCACCATGGTCACGTCCGGGTTGCGGACTTCCAGATCTACCCGAGGGCTGAGGAACACCACCAGCGGCTCCACCGGCGGAGCATCGCCCTCCAGGTTCTGCGACACCCACCGCTCCAGCGCTTCCTGCTCCCACTTCGCCTCCCTGACCGGGTTCCCAAGTGACTCCGGACTAAACAGGCGAAGCAGCCGACCCAGCGAAAATCGGCGTTCCTGCTTGCAGGACCGGCCCTCACAGATGACCTTGCCGGCAACGCTCTTCAGCACCACGGCGTACAGCGCTCGCGGCGTAAGCAGGACATGGTCGGCAGGTAGGTAGAAATTGTAGAGCCGGTAGCGATCATCCAGCCCCTTGAGAGCGTCAGCCAGCTCCTGGTCCGGCCGGGGGCGGCGCGCGAACCGGAACGCTTGCACAATCCCATACTGCGAGGCTATCACGCCCACGATGAGCAAGCCCAGGGTGTAGAACGCCCACTCCGGCCGAGTCAGCGAGATGACCAAGCCCGTCCCCAGTGCCAGCAGGCCCACGAGGTTGCTTATCTGAGCCGTCTTCGTCCGCCGCCGGATCAGGGGCTCGTTACTGATCACCCTCATGGATTCTCCTCCCGTGGGCTCTCCAGGGTACGCAGGCCATCGGCGATGGCGCCCACCAGGTCCTGGCGCGCGGCGTTAGCCCCTGCCCGGACCAGGCTGGCGATGGCGTTGGCCTGCGAGCGCCCGTGCCCCACCACCACTGCCCCCGCCACGCCCAACAGAGGAGCCCCGCCGATCTCGGTATAGTCCAGCCTGGCCAGCACCTTCCGCAGTGACGGTCGCAACAGGGCGCCGCCTATCTGGCCTCGTAGAGAAGCCTTGGCCTCTCTGCGCACCAACCCCACGATGAGGCCAGCTACTCCTTCCGCTGTCTTGATCAGCACGTTCCCGGTGAAGCCATCGGTCACCACCACATCTGCAGCCCCGGCGAACAGGTCCTTGCCCTCAACATTGCCCACGAACCGCAAGTTGCTGGCCTTCAGCAGGGGGTATGCCTCTTTGACCAGATCATTGCCCTTGCCCTCTTCCTCGCCGTTGGACATGAGCCCTACCCGGGGGGAAGCCACTCCCAGCACTCGGCTGCTGTAGACGTGGCCCATGAGCCCGAACTGCAGCAGGTCGTGGGGGCGGCACTCCGTGTTGGCCCCGATGTCTAGGAGCAGCGATTGGCCGTCCTGCGCCGGGAGGCAAGTCGCGAGAGCCGGTCGTCTGATCCCGCTGATTCGGCCCAGCTCGAATAGGGCCGCAGCGAGAGCAGCTCCGGTGTTCCCCGCGGTGACGAAGGCGTCGGCCTCGCCCCGCTTCACCAGGCGCAGGCCCACCGACATGCTGTTGTCAGGGCGGCTTCGGACTGCCACCGCTGGCGCCTCGTCCATACCTACTTCCTGCGATGCGTGCCGAATGGTCAGCCGTCCGCTATCGCCTGAGATGCCCAGAGAAGCGGCGATCGTGGGTTCATCCCCTACCAGCACCACGTCCACATCGGGGAGGGCAGACACCGCCTGCACTGCTCCCGCCACTGCCGCTGGGACTCCGTTGTCCCCGCCCATAGCGTCCAGCACTACCCGTATACGACCGGCCATACCCCCGCCCAGGCCGCGGTGTTACAGCTCACCGCGAGCCAGTTCGAATGCGTGCACCGCCACCTCAGCGGCCGCACGGCGATCAGCCGCTTGCAGCCTCCTCGCTTCAGCGCACAGGCGCTTCACCTCTTCCGGTTCCCGTCCCAGTCCGGCAGCCTGCTCCGCCAACCAGATCAGCTCCTCCAGATGGTCGTGACAGGCGAACTGGAGCCCGTCGTAGTGCGCCAGCAACTCAGCCAAGTTGGCAAAGGGCACCGGCTCATCGGCCTGCCGCCCCAACTCGGCACCTGCCTCCCTCGCCGCTGCAATGGCCTGCTCCAAGTTGTAGCGCGTTGCCCCAATGGGGTCCAGGGCTCGGTAGCCCCATAGGCACAAGAAGTCCTGCAGAGATCGTATGGCGCCGCTGATGCCGGTACCCGTCCCGCCTGCCACGGCGATCGCCAGAGCGGGCCTTCCATTGGGCTGGCGCGCCAGAGAAGCCCGACCCGGGATCCGGTACCGGTCCATGAAGACGTGGGTCAGCGCGTTGGCCTGCCACACGTAGACCGGTGCCCCGAGCACGAGGCCGTCTGCCTCATTCACCAGGCTGCTCAGCTCCCCGGGATCGGGAGAACGAATGCAGATGCCATCGGTGAAACACGGGGCCCCGCAGTCCTCGCAGGGAGCCAGCTCCCAGTCGGCCAAGTACTCGATCCTCGTGCTCGCCCCACTGCGCCGAGCGCCCTCCAATGCGGCACTGACCAGACGGTGCGTCAGTCCCTGTTCCCTTCTCGGACTGCCCACAAGCCCCACTATCGCAGGCATTCTGCTCCTCCCTGACTATGCTCGCTGACCGGCTCGGCCTGCCGTCCGGACCGTCGCGCCTACGCACGGTAGAAGGCACATTCGCCCATCGGGTTGGCTCCACAGGCTAGCAGAGCCCGTCGGCGGGGTCAATCGCCTGCTCCGGTCGCCTGAGTGAGGTAGCGCAGGGCACACCCAGCCAACAGGGCCGCCCCGATCGGCAGAGCGGCCTCGTCGACCTCAAAGGTGGGGCTGTGACCCCAGGTCGGTTCCTGTCCCTCAGGGGTGACGCCCAGGCGAAAGAAGCAGCCCCGGCACTGTTGGGCCAGGAGGGAGAAGTCCTCCGCGCCCATGCTAGGCTCGATATCCCGCACTGCTCCGGCACCCAGCATCTTCTCCGCCACCTGCCGCACCAGATCCGTCAGAGCCCCATCGTTGACAGTGACCGGATATCCACGGCCTATGCCCACTTCGCAGGAGCCGCCCAAAGCCGCCGCTATTCCCGGAGCGATCTGCCGGATCTCGCTGTGGACTGCCTCGCGGGTGCGCTCGTCCAGCGTGCGGATGGTCCCCGTCATTACCACCGACTCGGGAATGATGTTCGCCCGCGTCCCGCCACTGATGGTCCCCAGGGAAACAACGGCGGGCGCTAGCGGGTCCACCGAGCGCGACACCACGCTCTGTAGGGAGCTCACGAGCTGCGAAGCGATGTAGATGGGATCGCGCGAGCGGTGCGGCTGAGCCGCATGAGCCCCACACCCTTTCACCACCAACTGCAGCGAGTCTGAAGCCGCTTGCACCGCGCCAGCCCGTACCCCGACAGTTCCCGTAGGCAACTCGGTGATGACGTGCAGGCCAAATACCGCCGAGACCCCTTCCATGGCCCCGTCCTGGATCATCCGCGCTGCGCCAGAGAAGCCTTCGGAGTCGGCAGCCTCCTCGCTGGGCTGAAAGAGCAGTCGCACAGCCCCCGGTAACCGTCGGCCGCTCAGCAGACGAGCCGCCCCTAGAAGGATGGCGACGTGGGCGTCGTGCCCACAGGCGTGCATCAAGCCTGGCCGACGAGAAGCATAGGGGAGCGCGGTCGTCTCTTGGATGGGGAGAGCGTCCATGTCCGCCCTCAAAGCCACTACCGGCTCGGCGCTTCCTAGATCCGCCACCACTCCCGTCCGGCCCACGCCCTCGCGGATACGCCACCCACCTCGTTTGCCGCCAGCACGATCCATCTGCCGCAACGACGAGACCACTAGCCGAGCCGTGCGAACCTCCTCGAAGCCCAGCTCGGGCCACTGGTGGATCTCCCGCCGCCACCGGACCAAGTCGCCAGCCATCTCCATCGCCTGCGACAGCAGGCCGTCGCTCCCCCTTGCAGCCGTCATGAGTCCTCTCCCCTGCCCAGGCAGGAACGGTCGTGAACCGCCCGCACCGCCTCCTCTATGTCGGCTTCGTCCAGGACGAAAGAGAGGTTATGCTCTGAGGATCCCTGAGCGATGCATATCACATTTATGCCTCTGCTTCCCAGAGCGTCGAACACCCGGGCGGCTATCCCCGGCGTGCCTTTCATCGCGGCGCCGACCACCGCCACCACACCTACGTTGTTCTGAGCCCAGATGTCATCGATGTCGTGGCGAGCTTTCTCCACGGCGAACTCCGCTTCCAGTGCGGCAATGGCGCGCTCTGCCGAGGAGCCCGGAACCACAAAGCAGATGTTCTGCTCCGATGAGGACTGGGTGATCACCAGAACGCTTATCCCCTCCCGGGCCACAGCCGTGAAGACCTTGGCAGCGATGCCCGGAACGCCCAGCATCCCCCGGCCTTGCACCGTCACCAGGCTCAACCCTCTCACCGAGGTGATCCCGCGTACGCCCTGGGCCGAGGGCGCCGCCCTGGCCGTGATCAGGGTGCCGGGGTGGCTGGGGTTGAACGTGTTCTTGATGCGAATGGGAATGTCGGCAGCCTGTGCCGGCAGCATGGTCTTGGGGTGCAGCACCTTGGCGCCGAAGTATGCTAGCTCCGCTGCCTCCGCGTACGAGATCTCTGGCAAACTCCGGGCCTCCGGCACGATCCGAGGGTCTGCGGTTAGCACCCCATCAACGTCTGTCCATATCCAGATCTCCTCGGACGATAGAGCCGCTCCTATGAGTGAGCCCGAGTAGTCGCTGCCGCCTCGGCCGAGTGTAGTTGTCACACCAGCGCGGGTTGCCCCAAGGAATCCCGTCACCACAGGCACTGTGCCGGCCTCCAACAGAGGGAGCAGGGTGTCTCGGGTCGCCTGCCGCGTCTCCTCCAGGAGCGGGTTGGCGGAGCCGTAACAGGCGTCGGTGATCACTAGGCGCGTCGCCTCCACCGGGACCGAGTCGAAGCCCATACCCCGCAAGCACCCCGCCACGATGCGGCAGGACATGCGTTCGCCCAGGGCAATGATGGCGTCCAGGCCTCGAGCGGTAAGCTCGCCGAGGACGGACACGCTCTCGCACAGCCGCAGCAGCAGGTCCAGCAGAGACGACACCTCCTCCCCTATGGATTCGCGCTCGCCTTCGGGCACGCAGGCACTGATCGCCTGCAGATGTCGGGTCAGCAACTGCAGCCGCGTCGCCCGAAAAACGTCGGTCTGGCCCATCTCTGCCGATGTGGCGGACCGGATCAGGGCGTCGGTGACGCCGCTCATCGCCGAGACAACGGCGACCACCGCGTGCCCCTCGTTGACGCTAGCTCCAATGAGCTCCGCCGTGCGTCGGATTGCCTCTCCATCACCGACCGAAGTCCCGCCGAACTTCATGGTCCGGATGCGCATGCACCTCTCTCCACTCAACGCCTCGGCCTAGCCAGGCGTGCCAGTTGACTGAGCGTAGTACTCCTGCAGGTACCGGGTCTTCAGTGCCGTGATCTCGCCATCATCCATGATTTCCGGCCCCAGCGTCAGGCTCTTACTGGACACAGCCGGAGGGCTGCCCCGCTCCCCCAAAACCACCTCGGTGATGCCCAGGTACTCGCCCAGCCCCCCTGCCCGGACGAGAGCCACCGCCCCTTGCCAGGCCACTTCAGATTGCGGGGCTCCGGCTCCACCTCCGACAACCAAGTCTATCCTGGGGACCTGCTGTGCCAGCTCTCGTTCGGCTGCTGGTCCCAGGTTGGAGAGCACGATGACCAAGTGCGCTTGGTCGGCAAGCGCGGGAAAATGCTGCAGAGCCGCCGCGACCGGGTCGCCCACCTCGACCGGTTCCTCCATGGCTGCCCTGGGCGGCCCGGTGAGGCCAAGGACGGCGATCGTGGCCCCTTCCCGCTCGAGCAAGACGTATGGCGGGGCGAGCAGTTGCCCCTCGACCGTAAGGTTAGCGCTCACGATGGCGAAAGCGGCCTCCGCCATCCGTTCTCTCAGCACCTCGAGGCCTAGAGTTAGGTCCTGTGGCCCTAGCGCCATGGCATCGTACCCCATCAAGTTCATGGCCTCGACTGTGATCCTGCCCTGGCTCCACTGGTTCAGGTCCTTTCGCGAGCCGGACGACAGAGTGTTGCCTGCGTCGAGCACCAGCCGGGCTACTCCGGCCTCGCTCCGTGCCCTAATCGCGCTGGCCCGCCGGGCCAGCCCCCCCTTGGGCGGGCTTCAGCCGCACGGGTCCACGTACCCCATCACGTCGTTGGTGTGGAAGATCAGCAGGCGGGTGCCTGCCGGAACCGCCCCTAGGGTGCGGGGCGTCACGGCCGCCGGCTGGTTCGCAGAAGTGACCTCCGCTGACGGTCTGCTCGACCGCATGCAGGCCGATAGCAGCGCTGTCATCAACAACGAGCCGCCCGAGCTCAGAAACGCGCGCTTGCTCCCGTCCACTAGCTGACCTCCTACCTCTGCCTAGATCTCCTCGAGGCGGCCACCGCCGCCAGACCGGCGAAGCCCGCGGCGGCCAGCAACAGCCCCAAACCACCTCCACCAGACACCGCCGCCACCTCAACTTCCGGCGTCACGTACAGAGCAGGCGGCAAGGTGGCCGCAGCGCTGGCCAGCACCCACACTTGCGGCGAGGGCCTGGGCGTGGCGGTCGGCGGCAGGGACGGCGCCGTCTGGCTTCGCCGCGGGCCCGCAGTCTGCGTCGCTGTCACGACGGCCTCAGGTGTTGCCGTCGAAGTGGTGGTGGGCGGCGACGTCTCGCTTGGCACAGGTGATCCACTCGGCGAAGGTGGCATCTCCGGTGCCTGCGTCGAGGGCGAGACGGGTTCCGACGTGGCCGTGGGCGCCAGAGCCAGAGTGGCCTGAGGCTCCATCACCGGCACCGACTCGTCCCGCACCAGGCTGACCGCGTCCAGGAAGGCCTGATCCGCTCCGTACGTCCGTGGGTTGTTCACCCGAACGAACACGGTGATCCGATCCGACTCTGCCACCGCACGCGCCCGCAACTCCGGGTTGGTGCGCTTCTTCTCCCACACTTCCGGGCTCCACACCACCGAAGGCGACTGCGGGTCCGTGCCACCCCAGGGGTCTATTCCCACGGCCCGGCCCATCTCCGGGCCCTCCGACTGGAAGACGGCCCAGCCGATGAAGGCCTCGTAGGTTGCGCCCAACTCCACCCCGCTCACCTCCTGGTAGATGCCAGCAACGAAGCCCTCCCCGTCGCTCCAGATCCTGAGCGCTGGTTGCTTGGGAGTATCCGAGGCGGCGTCGAACGCCGGGTGCCCAGCGATCACGAACGGCCACCAGCCCGTAGGCACCTCGCCGCCAGGAGCGGCGCCGAAGGTGTCGAACTGGCAGTTGAAGGTCAAGTTGGCGGGGCTCTCGCAGGGGTCCTCGGCCGCCGCACCGCACCACCAGGCGATAGCCGCCACGGCGACCACCAGGAGGACCAGCCCAGACCTAGCTACGAAGGTTCCAGGCATCGCTCTCATATTTGGTCTGGGCGAGCCCCGAAGCGCGTCTGAGCTCGTCACGGGTCAGCGGAGCCTCTTCCCAGGTGATGCCCAGGGTTAGGGCCAGACCCCGAGCCAGCGCGTCCACCACTTCGTCGAAGCCAGCGGTGCGCCCCAGGGCCTGCGCCACCGTGGCAGCACGCTGCCGCAGCAAATCCCGGGCCCGTTCCCTCTCCTCCTTGGGCAGCTTCAGGAAATCCACCACCTCCCCTACGTCGCCCGAGAGAGGAATGGATCCGTGCTGCAAGACCCCATCGCCGCGTCTCCACTGGGCGCTCCCCACCAACTTGCGGCCGGCCGCCGTGAGCTCGTACCGCGACGGGGCATCGAAGCAGGCGGCGGAGGTGCCTCCCACCGTCACGGCGTTCCGCTCGTCCGACACCGGAAGGCCCAGTAGCGATAGCCCGCACCGAAACCCGGCGCTAAGCCGCCGGTACGACTCCAGAACTCCCCCGGCCATCCGCCAGTCCGCCGCCGGTGCGGCGATGCAGTAGGTCACCTCGTCGCGGTGCAGCACGGCGCGACCG
The nucleotide sequence above comes from Anaerolineae bacterium. Encoded proteins:
- a CDS encoding NERD domain-containing protein, which produces MRVISNEPLIRRRTKTAQISNLVGLLALGTGLVISLTRPEWAFYTLGLLIVGVIASQYGIVQAFRFARRPRPDQELADALKGLDDRYRLYNFYLPADHVLLTPRALYAVVLKSVAGKVICEGRSCKQERRFSLGRLLRLFSPESLGNPVREAKWEQEALERWVSQNLEGDAPPVEPLVVFLSPRVDLEVRNPDVTMVRAKALKDVLRRSEKRTISAEQYRVLARTLDDVTESTTR
- a CDS encoding aspartate kinase — its product is MRIRTMKFGGTSVGDGEAIRRTAELIGASVNEGHAVVAVVSAMSGVTDALIRSATSAEMGQTDVFRATRLQLLTRHLQAISACVPEGERESIGEEVSSLLDLLLRLCESVSVLGELTARGLDAIIALGERMSCRIVAGCLRGMGFDSVPVEATRLVITDACYGSANPLLEETRQATRDTLLPLLEAGTVPVVTGFLGATRAGVTTTLGRGGSDYSGSLIGAALSSEEIWIWTDVDGVLTADPRIVPEARSLPEISYAEAAELAYFGAKVLHPKTMLPAQAADIPIRIKNTFNPSHPGTLITARAAPSAQGVRGITSVRGLSLVTVQGRGMLGVPGIAAKVFTAVAREGISVLVITQSSSEQNICFVVPGSSAERAIAALEAEFAVEKARHDIDDIWAQNNVGVVAVVGAAMKGTPGIAARVFDALGSRGINVICIAQGSSEHNLSFVLDEADIEEAVRAVHDRSCLGRGEDS
- a CDS encoding flavodoxin family protein gives rise to the protein MPAIVGLVGSPRREQGLTHRLVSAALEGARRSGASTRIEYLADWELAPCEDCGAPCFTDGICIRSPDPGELSSLVNEADGLVLGAPVYVWQANALTHVFMDRYRIPGRASLARQPNGRPALAIAVAGGTGTGISGAIRSLQDFLCLWGYRALDPIGATRYNLEQAIAAAREAGAELGRQADEPVPFANLAELLAHYDGLQFACHDHLEELIWLAEQAAGLGREPEEVKRLCAEARRLQAADRRAAAEVAVHAFELARGEL
- the plsX gene encoding phosphate acyltransferase PlsX — its product is MAGRIRVVLDAMGGDNGVPAAVAGAVQAVSALPDVDVVLVGDEPTIAASLGISGDSGRLTIRHASQEVGMDEAPAVAVRSRPDNSMSVGLRLVKRGEADAFVTAGNTGAALAAALFELGRISGIRRPALATCLPAQDGQSLLLDIGANTECRPHDLLQFGLMGHVYSSRVLGVASPRVGLMSNGEEEGKGNDLVKEAYPLLKASNLRFVGNVEGKDLFAGAADVVVTDGFTGNVLIKTAEGVAGLIVGLVRREAKASLRGQIGGALLRPSLRKVLARLDYTEIGGAPLLGVAGAVVVGHGRSQANAIASLVRAGANAARQDLVGAIADGLRTLESPREENP
- a CDS encoding CehA/McbA family metallohydrolase, which translates into the protein MEARTLLPGAKAFRGNLHTHTTVSDGELSPQDAVRWYRDHGYDFVAVTDHWRPLSPFTADGILIVPGVEFDGTDSDLGLYHIVGLDVPDCPAREELRDAAAVVSFIARAGGLAVLCHPYWCGMPSWAVARVDGVFAVEVYNATCEAHIAKGLSAVHWDDALAVGRSLWGLAVDDAHWSRADFGCGWVAVQADELSLPALRQALLAGRFYASTGPEILDFVVDGNRAYARTSEARRIAFICDAHRGGCVHAEAGTTVSEAEFGGLAEAKYVRLEVDDPQGRRAWSNPIYLAR
- a CDS encoding lipoate--protein ligase family protein, whose product is MSDHACWRLIRDGEFSGAMNMGLDEAVLESAERGDSPPTLRFYRWRPTCLSIGYSQTAQGFDLAALARRGWGFVRRPSGGRAVLHRDEVTYCIAAPAADWRMAGGVLESYRRLSAGFRCGLSLLGLPVSDERNAVTVGGTSAACFDAPSRYELTAAGRKLVGSAQWRRGDGVLQHGSIPLSGDVGEVVDFLKLPKEERERARDLLRQRAATVAQALGRTAGFDEVVDALARGLALTLGITWEEAPLTRDELRRASGLAQTKYESDAWNLRS
- a CDS encoding amidohydrolase, with the protein product MTAARGSDGLLSQAMEMAGDLVRWRREIHQWPELGFEEVRTARLVVSSLRQMDRAGGKRGGWRIREGVGRTGVVADLGSAEPVVALRADMDALPIQETTALPYASRRPGLMHACGHDAHVAILLGAARLLSGRRLPGAVRLLFQPSEEAADSEGFSGAARMIQDGAMEGVSAVFGLHVITELPTGTVGVRAGAVQAASDSLQLVVKGCGAHAAQPHRSRDPIYIASQLVSSLQSVVSRSVDPLAPAVVSLGTISGGTRANIIPESVVMTGTIRTLDERTREAVHSEIRQIAPGIAAALGGSCEVGIGRGYPVTVNDGALTDLVRQVAEKMLGAGAVRDIEPSMGAEDFSLLAQQCRGCFFRLGVTPEGQEPTWGHSPTFEVDEAALPIGAALLAGCALRYLTQATGAGD